The following coding sequences lie in one Silene latifolia isolate original U9 population chromosome 5, ASM4854445v1, whole genome shotgun sequence genomic window:
- the LOC141655455 gene encoding uncharacterized protein LOC141655455 → MRRVREKLDGYYGIDVDSAGRSGGLAFMWRKDVDCSFVSASIHHMDFHIRDGEKEWRVTGFYGWPAVTDRHLSWDLLRLLNGQSSLPWLCIGDFNEILFSTEMKGGSRAQWQMNNFQAAVDFCGLRDVVWEGYAFTYDNGQAGENNRQCMLDRAMCNEAWLDIFPYAKNYHLDREWSDHSPLRLTFDRREIGGKTRSRFRFEQVWVGEEGCEEAVSRGVIMGQGDLVNTIQACGKELLAWKKISIGKINRALGIKRRQLTRLNEGDRSEAAVQKRRKLIAEIAALYKQEEQYWRQRSRALWLRDGDRNTKFFHSKAGERKRKNFISRLIDDAGCEGIGDEKVTRIAVDYFEELFQTAEPSNFDDVLVGLEGRVTDRMNSLLRMEYREEEVVEALNQMHPLKAPGPDGMNGLFFQSYWHEIGPQVVTSVLEILRGNANPGRLNKTNIVLIPKKKAPDKMRDFRPISLCNVAYKLVSKVLANRLKMFCR, encoded by the coding sequence ATGAGGAGGGTTAGGGAGAAACTTGATGGGTATTATGGAATCGATGTGGATAGTGCTGGGAGGTCGGGAGGTCTCGCTTTTATGTGGAGGAAGGATGTTGATTGTTCTTTTGTGTCGGCTTCTATACACCACATGGACTTTCATATTCGTGATGGAGAGAAAGAATGGAGAGTAACGGGTTTTTATGGATGGCCTGCAGTGACTGACAGACATCTTTCTTGGGATTTGCTCCGACTGCTGAACGGACAATCCTCGTTACCATGGCTTTGCATTGGAGATTTTAATGAAATTTTGTTTTCTACAGAGATGAAAGGGGGTAGTCGGGCGCAGTGGCAGATGAATAACTTCCAAGCAGCTGTTGATTTCTGTGGATTGAGAGACGTAGTTTGGGAGGGTTATGCCTTTACTTATGATAATGGTCAAGCTGGAGAAAATAATAGGCAATGTATGCTTGATCGTGCTATGTGCAACGAGGCGTGGCTTGACATTTTTCCTTATGCGAAGAATTATCATCTTGATAGGGAATGGTCGGACCACTCTCCACTGAGGCTGACCTTTGATAGACGCGAGATAGGAGGGAAAACGAGGAGCAGGTTCCGTTTTGAGCAAGTTTGGGTTGGGGAAGAGGGGTGTGAAGAGGCTGTGAGTCGAGGGGTGATAATGGGGCAGGGAGATTTGGTGAACACGATCCAGGCTTGCGGGAAGGAGCTTCTAGCGTGGAAAAAAATAAGTATTGGCAAAATTAATCGGGCCTTGGGAATAAAACGCAGACAATTGACTCGATTAAATGAAGGTGATAGGTCCGAAGCCGCGGTTCAAAAACGAAGGAAACTTATTGCGGAAATTGCAGCGCTATATAAACAAGAAGAACAATACTGGAGGCAGCGTTCTCGAGCTCTATGGCTTAGAGATGGGGACCGGAACACAAAATTTTTCCACTCTAAGGCCGGGGAAAGAAAGCGGAAGAATTTTATATCCCGTCTGATTGATGATGCAGGGTGCGAGGGTATTGGGGACGAGAAGGTTACGAGAATAGCAGTGGATTATTTTGAGGAGCTATTTCAGACAGCTGAGCCATCAAATTTTGATGATGTTCTTGTGGGATTGGAAGGAAGGGTCACGGACAGAATGAACTCTTTACTGCGCATGGAATATCGTGAGGAGGAAGTAGTGGAAGCTCTTAATCAGATGCATCCCCTTAAAGCCCCGGGTCCGGATGGTATGAACGGTCTCTTCTTTCAGTCCTACTGGCACGAAATTGGTCCACAGGTTGTTACCTCGGTGCTGGAAATCCTGCGTGGAAATGCGAATCCGGGACGGTTAAACAAGACCAATATTGTTCTTATACCGAAGAAGAAGGCGCCGGACAAAATGAGGGACTTTCGACCCATTAGTCTTTGTAACGTGGCTTACAAATTAGTGTCGAAAGTTCTGGCAAATCGATTGAAGATGTTTTGTCGGTGA